The following proteins are co-located in the Neodiprion virginianus isolate iyNeoVirg1 chromosome 6, iyNeoVirg1.1, whole genome shotgun sequence genome:
- the LOC124307910 gene encoding uncharacterized protein LOC124307910: MGEPEEDTFCKKMRKATRDIHAVSDALVNAKLAFAFSDSGVWADGLLVFYEVFRYLEGAMIRLKNTKVGSLRLPGLQRTEAFELDLEYYLGKGWMKNYTPRDSVVKYLMRLRQLEDADPNQLMAYIYHLYMGLLSGGIILRKKRQLMRKLSPFKDVPMGGDCVTDFGEYNVFQLKRDLRNTMNDIADTLDEDTKNKLIEESKTVYALNNEIIRSVRGAGPVVIKKVIYFVSIFVFLLFIFFVLFK; encoded by the exons ATGGGGGAACCCGAGGAAGACACATTCTGCAAGAAGATGCGGAAGGCCACCAGAGACATCCATGCAGTGAGCGACGCGCTCGTTAACGCGAAGCTTGCATTTG CATTTTCCGACAGTGGCGTATGGGCGGATGGCTTGTTGGTATTCTACGAGGTTTTTCGATATTTGGAAGGAGCAATGATCAGGTTAAAGAACACGAAAGTTGGCTCCCTCAGGCTTCCCGGTCTCCAAAGGACCGAGGCTTTTGAATTGGACCTGGAATACTACCTCGGGAAAGGCTGGATGAAGAATTACACCCCGAG GGACAGCGTGGTGAAGTACCTGATGCGCTTAAGACAGCTCGAGGACGCGGATCCGAATCAGCTGATGGCGTACATATACCATTTGTACATGGGTTTGCTGAGCGGAGGTATAATACTACGAAAGAAGAGGCAGCTCATGAGAAAACTTTCGCCGTTCAAAGACGTGCCAATGGGGGGTGACTGCGTTACGGATTTTGGCGAATATAACGTGTTTCAACTTAAACGCGACCTGCGTAACACGATGAACGACATCGCGGATACCCTTGACGAAGACAcgaagaataaattgatagAGGAAAGTAAGACTGTATACGCATTGAACAACGAAATAATAAGGAGTGTTAGAGGTGCGGGTCCAGTCGTTATCAAGAAAGTAATCTACTTCGTAagcattttcgtttttttactaTTCATATTCTTCGTTCTCTTCAAGTAG
- the LOC124307912 gene encoding uncharacterized protein LOC124307912 has product MSNRNVFTLAVLALIAVEGNALYCYRCNSNSPGCGTPLNWLWYWGETCPEYDDKCVKIIERKGAETILTRECLSSVRGFRTDIPADKYEGCRPAAKDVRLGHYVNNSITQLDVHRDYYDEVTWCFCYFDHRCNGAAGLTISVSLLALIYFARGLI; this is encoded by the exons ATGAGTAACCGTAACGTGTTTACTCTTGCCGTCCTGGCGCTGATCGCGGTTGAAG GAAACGCGCTATACTGCTACAGGTGCAACAGCAACAGCCCAGGATGCGGAACACCTTTGAACTGGCTCTGGTACTGGGGGGAAACCTGCCCCGAGTACGACGACAAGTGTGTGAAGATCATCGAGAGGAAAGGAG CCGAAACGATTCTGACCAGGGAATGTCTGAGTTCGGTACGCGGATTCAGGACCGACATACCCGCCGACAAGTACGAGGGCTGTAGGCCAGCTGCGAAGGATGTCAGACTCGGACATTACGTTAATAACTCGATTACTCAGCTGGATGTACACAGGGATTATTACGACGAGGTGACGTGGTGTTTCTGTTACTTTGACCACAGATGCAACGGAGCTGCCGGTCTCACAATCTCCGTCAGTTTATTGGCCCTGATTTATTTCGCGAGAGGCTTGATATAG